CGCCGCCGGAAACTTCACCGCGGGTCTTGGTGCAGGCCGTACCGGCGCGCAGCCCCGCGAGATACGCGACGACGGCATCATGAACCGCCTGTTCGCCCTTCTCCAACTCGATCACACCTTCCGGAATGACGTACTCGCCAACCCGGGCACCTTTGCAATCAAGGATATCTAAAGTATTCGACATTTTACACACCCTCTTACTTCTGCGCGCCCGGCTGCTTCTTGATTGCACTCCGGATCAACAACACGCCGCCGTTCGCCCCCGGGACCGCACCCTTGAGCAGGAGGACGTTGTCTTCCGCCATCACACGCACGATCTTCAGATTCTGCACCGTACGCGGAACGTTGCCCATGTGACCCGGCATGCGCTTGCCCTTGATCACGTTGCCCGGCCATTCGCAGCAGCCGATGGAACCCGTGCGCCGGGTCCAGGCGCCGCCGTGGCTGGCGCGGCCGCCGCCGAAACGATACCGGCGGACAACACCCTGAAAGCCGCGGCCCTTCGTCGTGCCGACCACATCCAGGTACTCGTTCGCTTCGAAGATATCCGCCTTCAGCTCAGTGCCGAGCGCCGGGACCTCGTCCTTTTCGGAGATGCGCACTTCGCGCAGCACCGACGGCAGCTTGTCGCCGGTCAGCCCCGCCTTCGCGAGATGCCCGGCACGGGCCTTCGTGACATTCTTCGCCTTGCGCTGACCGTAACCCAGCTGAATCGCCGTGTAGCCGTCGCGCTCACTGGTCTTGACATCGGTCACCACGCACGGACCGGCTTCGATCACCGTCACCGGGATCAACACGCCGTTCTCGTCGTAGACCTGCGTCATACCGACCTTTTTACCGATTAACCCTTTCATACTTTCTCCTTTCGTGAGAAACATTCGATACGTGCCCCCAATCGGTCGGGGGCCTTGGTATCTATGGAGTCAGAACCGACTAGACTCCAATCTTGATCGCGATATCCACGCCGGCGGGCAGATTGAGCTTCTTGAGCTCATCAACCGTCTTCGCCGTCGGGTTGACAATGTCCATCATACGCTTGTGCGTACGGATCTCAAACTGCTCCATCGACTTCTTGTCGACGTGCGGAGAACGGTTGACCGTCCAGCGCTCGATGCGGGTCGGAAGCGGAACCGGGCCGGCCACGAGAGAACCGGTACGTTTCGCAGTTTCAAGAATCTCGTTGACTGACTGATCCAGAATCCGGTGCTCGTAAGCCTGCAACCGGATGCGGATACGCTGGGTTTTTCCCGTAGCCATAGCTTATTTCTTCTCCACAATTTTGTCTTGGACTTGTTTCGGAACTCTTTCAAAGTGCGCCGGCTCCATCGAATAAGAGGCGCGGCCGCGGGAGAGAGAACGAATCGCCGTCGCGTAACCGAAAAGCTCCGACAGCGGAACATTCGCATGAACCCGGGTGAAGCTGTTTTCGCCGGCATTGATCTCAACGATCGTGCCGCGGCGGCTCGTGATGTCGCCGATCAGGTCGCCCATGTTTTCGTCCGGAGTGGTCAGCTCGACCTTCATGATCGGCTCGAGCAGCATGATGCCGGCCTTCTTCGCCGCATCCTTGAGCGCCATCGAACCGGCGACTTTGAACGCCATTTCCGAAGAGTCGACCGGGTGGTACGAACCGTCGATGATCTCGACCTTGAAGTCGATCAGCGAGTAGCCCGCCAGCACGCCCGAAGCGGCCGCTTCGCGGATGCCCTGCTCGATCGGCTTGATGTATTCCTTCGGAATATTGCCGCCGACAACCTTGTTCTCGATCACAATGCCGGAACCGCGCTCACCCGGAATCAGGTTGATGATACAATGGCCGTACTGGCCGCGGCCGCCGGACTGGCGGACGAACTTCATATTCGAATCGGAAGCGCCGCACAGCGCCTCACGGTACGCAACCTGCGGAGCGCCGGTATTCGCCTCGACCTTGAATTCGCGGACCAGGCGGTCGAGAATAATCTCGAGATGCAGCTCGCCCATGCCGGAGATGATGGTCTGGCCGGTCTCCTCATCGGAACGGACCTGGAAGGTCGGGTCCTCTTCCGCCAGAGCGACGAGGCCCTTCGACAGCTTGTCGCGGTCGCCGGACGATTTCGGCTCGACCGCAATCGAGATGACCGGTTCGGGGAACGCCATCGACTCAAGCACGATCGGTTTCTCTTCGAGGCAGATCGTGTCGCCGGTGGTGACGTTCTTCAGGCCGACCGCGGCCGCGATGTCGCCGGAGAAAATCTCCTGCTGCTCGACCCGCTGGTTCGCGTGCATCTGAAGCAGCCGACCGAGGCGCTCGCGCTTGTTCGTGCGCGGATTGTAGACACTCATGCCCTGCGACGCGACACCGGAGTAGACACGGAAGTAATAGAGCTTGCCGACGAACGGGTCGGTCATGATCTTGAAGACCAGTGCCGCAAACGGCTGCAGGTCGCCGACATGACGGGTGATCGCTTCGCCGTTGTCGGGGTTGGTTCCCTTGATGTCCCAGATATCGACCGGGCTCGGCAGGTAATCGACCACAACGTCGAGCAGCTTCTGAACACCCTTGTTCTTGAACGCGGTGCAGCAGGCGACCGGAACGATCTTCGCGGCCAGCGTCGCGCGGCGCAGAGCGGCCTTGATCTGGTCGTGGCTCGGCATCTCGTCGGCGAGAAAGATCTCCATGATCTCGTCATCGACTTCGGCCAGGCATTCGACCATGTGCTTGTAAGCGGCTTCCTGACGCGCCTTGAGATCGCCGGTCGGCTCCTCTTCGGTCATCGTCACGCCGTTGTCCTTCTCATCGAAATAGACGCACTTGTTTTCGAGCACATCGATCACGCCCTTGAAATCCGCCTCGCGGCCGATCGGCAGCATGAGCGGAACCGGCG
This Victivallis lenta DNA region includes the following protein-coding sequences:
- the rpsJ gene encoding 30S ribosomal protein S10, which codes for MATGKTQRIRIRLQAYEHRILDQSVNEILETAKRTGSLVAGPVPLPTRIERWTVNRSPHVDKKSMEQFEIRTHKRMMDIVNPTAKTVDELKKLNLPAGVDIAIKIGV
- the rplC gene encoding 50S ribosomal protein L3 is translated as MKGLIGKKVGMTQVYDENGVLIPVTVIEAGPCVVTDVKTSERDGYTAIQLGYGQRKAKNVTKARAGHLAKAGLTGDKLPSVLREVRISEKDEVPALGTELKADIFEANEYLDVVGTTKGRGFQGVVRRYRFGGGRASHGGAWTRRTGSIGCCEWPGNVIKGKRMPGHMGNVPRTVQNLKIVRVMAEDNVLLLKGAVPGANGGVLLIRSAIKKQPGAQK
- the fusA gene encoding elongation factor G — encoded protein: MSTDQDKTQYHESPNRKHALKDYRNIGIMAHIDAGKTTLTERILFYCGVNYKIGDTHEGTATMDWMAQERERGITITSAATTCYWKNHRINIIDTPGHVDFTAEVERSLRVLDGAVAVFCSVGKVQPQSETVWRQAQKYHVPIVALVNKMDRTGADFDGVVTEIHTKLGATPVPLMLPIGREADFKGVIDVLENKCVYFDEKDNGVTMTEEEPTGDLKARQEAAYKHMVECLAEVDDEIMEIFLADEMPSHDQIKAALRRATLAAKIVPVACCTAFKNKGVQKLLDVVVDYLPSPVDIWDIKGTNPDNGEAITRHVGDLQPFAALVFKIMTDPFVGKLYYFRVYSGVASQGMSVYNPRTNKRERLGRLLQMHANQRVEQQEIFSGDIAAAVGLKNVTTGDTICLEEKPIVLESMAFPEPVISIAVEPKSSGDRDKLSKGLVALAEEDPTFQVRSDEETGQTIISGMGELHLEIILDRLVREFKVEANTGAPQVAYREALCGASDSNMKFVRQSGGRGQYGHCIINLIPGERGSGIVIENKVVGGNIPKEYIKPIEQGIREAAASGVLAGYSLIDFKVEIIDGSYHPVDSSEMAFKVAGSMALKDAAKKAGIMLLEPIMKVELTTPDENMGDLIGDITSRRGTIVEINAGENSFTRVHANVPLSELFGYATAIRSLSRGRASYSMEPAHFERVPKQVQDKIVEKK